From Halomicrobium salinisoli, the proteins below share one genomic window:
- a CDS encoding DUF5518 domain-containing protein: MAEGDTLVNALIGAVAGAVASAVTGPVGPLIGGGVAGYLEGGERADGLRVGTITGLVSLVPMVLGGVVVLALLGVVGFGLLLDPTAVFAVGAVGAVLVIGGLAAIALTTVALSALGGWVGNYLKYDTDL, translated from the coding sequence ATGGCAGAGGGAGACACGCTCGTCAACGCCCTGATCGGAGCGGTGGCCGGGGCCGTCGCGTCGGCGGTCACCGGACCAGTCGGGCCGCTGATCGGCGGGGGCGTCGCCGGCTATCTGGAGGGCGGCGAGCGCGCCGACGGACTGCGCGTCGGGACGATCACCGGACTCGTGTCGCTGGTCCCGATGGTCCTGGGCGGCGTGGTCGTGCTCGCGCTCCTGGGCGTGGTTGGGTTCGGCCTCCTGCTGGACCCGACCGCGGTGTTCGCCGTGGGCGCGGTCGGCGCCGTGCTCGTGATCGGCGGGCTGGCTGCGATCGCGCTGACCACCGTCGCCCTGAGCGCACTGGGCGGCTGGGTCGGCAACTACCTGAAGTACGACACTGACCTCTGA
- the mvk gene encoding mevalonate kinase, whose product MVTASAPGKVYLFGEHAVVYGEPAVPCAVERRAEVTVEERTEGLRVHAEDLTLDGFTVEFGNGDHPDVDAPETMVEAGMGYVSEAVAQARDAAGVEEVGFEVSIESAIPLGAGLGSSAAVTVAAIEAATRELGVELAPEEIADRAYRVEHAVQDGQASRADTFCSAMGGAVRVEGDDCRTIDGVDDLPFLIGYDGGAGDTGELVAGVRDLREEYGFAADTVTAIGDLVREGEDALVDGDLERLGQLMDVNHGLLSALGVSARSLDAMVWAAREAGAHGAKLTGAGGGGCIVALDPTDAPLTALDYTPDCEESFRAALASEGVRVE is encoded by the coding sequence ATGGTCACAGCCAGCGCCCCGGGGAAAGTGTACCTGTTCGGGGAGCACGCGGTCGTGTACGGCGAGCCGGCGGTCCCCTGCGCCGTCGAGCGCCGGGCGGAGGTCACCGTCGAGGAGCGCACCGAGGGGCTGCGCGTCCACGCGGAGGACCTCACGCTCGACGGGTTCACGGTCGAGTTCGGGAACGGCGACCACCCCGACGTCGACGCCCCCGAGACGATGGTCGAGGCGGGGATGGGCTACGTCAGCGAGGCCGTCGCGCAGGCGAGAGACGCCGCGGGCGTCGAGGAGGTCGGCTTCGAGGTCAGCATCGAGAGCGCCATCCCGCTGGGCGCGGGCCTGGGCTCCTCGGCGGCCGTTACGGTCGCGGCCATCGAGGCGGCCACGCGGGAACTGGGCGTCGAACTCGCGCCGGAGGAGATCGCCGATCGAGCCTACCGCGTCGAGCACGCGGTCCAGGACGGCCAGGCCTCGCGGGCGGACACGTTCTGCTCGGCGATGGGCGGGGCCGTCCGCGTCGAAGGCGACGACTGCCGGACCATCGACGGCGTCGACGACCTGCCCTTCCTGATCGGCTACGACGGCGGCGCGGGCGACACCGGCGAGCTGGTCGCCGGCGTGCGGGACCTGCGCGAGGAGTACGGCTTCGCGGCGGACACCGTCACCGCCATCGGCGACCTGGTCCGGGAGGGCGAGGACGCGCTCGTCGACGGCGACCTGGAGCGGCTGGGCCAGCTGATGGACGTCAACCACGGCCTGCTGTCGGCGCTGGGCGTCTCCGCCCGCTCGCTGGACGCGATGGTGTGGGCCGCCCGGGAGGCCGGGGCCCACGGCGCCAAGCTGACGGGCGCGGGCGGCGGGGGCTGTATCGTCGCGCTGGACCCGACCGACGCGCCGCTGACGGCGCTGGACTACACGCCCGACTGCGAGGAGTCCTTCCGCGCCGCGCTCGCCTCCGAGGGGGTCCGCGTCGAATGA
- a CDS encoding cytochrome P450: MAETPPGPNGEPLFGSSRTYARDPFRFLSALEAAYGDVARFDMGPMDTVMVADPDAIERILVAEADRFRKPDFQGDALGDLLGDGLLLSEGETWERQRELANPAFTMSRLAGMADRITGHAESLLADWTAGDAVDVERSMTHVTLDVILDLMMGVELPDERVAEIQAQLVPLGARFEPDPVRFAAPQWVPMPGDREFEAAIDALDGVLDEVIERRRGTFGSEEEGPTDFLSILMRARGRGEQSPDQLRDEMMTMLLAGHDTTALTLTYSWFLLSEHPEVERRLHEEVDDVVGDERPGMEHVRDMEYLEWVIQEAMRLFPPVYTIFREPTADVELAGYEVSEGTAIMLPQWAVHRSDRLWDDPETFDPERWSPERSEGRHRFAYFPFGGGPRHCIGKHLAMLEAQLILATVASDYRLEFMGETPLDLMPSLTAHPEQEMRMRVLDR, from the coding sequence ATGGCAGAGACCCCACCCGGTCCGAACGGCGAGCCCCTGTTCGGGAGCAGTCGGACGTACGCCCGCGACCCGTTCCGGTTCCTCTCCGCGCTGGAGGCGGCCTACGGCGACGTGGCCAGGTTCGACATGGGACCGATGGACACCGTGATGGTGGCCGATCCGGACGCCATCGAGCGGATCCTCGTCGCCGAGGCCGACCGCTTCCGCAAGCCCGACTTCCAGGGCGACGCCCTCGGCGACCTGCTCGGCGACGGACTCCTGCTGAGCGAGGGCGAGACGTGGGAGCGCCAGCGAGAGCTGGCCAACCCCGCGTTCACGATGTCGCGGCTGGCCGGGATGGCCGACCGGATCACCGGCCACGCCGAGTCGCTGCTTGCCGACTGGACGGCGGGCGACGCGGTCGACGTCGAGCGGTCGATGACCCACGTGACGCTTGACGTCATCCTCGACCTGATGATGGGCGTCGAACTGCCCGACGAGCGGGTGGCAGAGATCCAGGCGCAACTGGTCCCCCTCGGCGCCCGGTTCGAGCCCGATCCGGTCCGGTTCGCCGCGCCGCAGTGGGTACCGATGCCCGGCGACCGGGAGTTCGAGGCCGCCATCGACGCGCTGGACGGCGTGCTCGACGAGGTGATCGAGCGGCGGCGCGGGACGTTCGGGTCCGAGGAGGAGGGGCCGACGGACTTCCTCTCGATACTGATGCGCGCACGCGGTCGGGGCGAGCAGTCGCCCGACCAGTTGCGCGACGAGATGATGACGATGCTTTTGGCCGGCCACGACACCACGGCGCTGACGCTGACGTACTCGTGGTTTCTCCTGTCGGAGCACCCCGAGGTCGAGCGCCGCCTCCACGAGGAGGTCGACGACGTCGTCGGCGACGAGCGCCCCGGGATGGAACACGTCCGCGACATGGAGTACCTCGAGTGGGTGATCCAGGAGGCGATGCGCCTGTTCCCACCGGTGTACACCATCTTCCGGGAGCCGACGGCGGACGTCGAGCTGGCGGGCTACGAGGTGTCGGAAGGAACGGCGATCATGCTCCCGCAGTGGGCCGTCCACCGCTCGGACCGGCTGTGGGACGACCCCGAGACCTTCGACCCCGAGCGGTGGTCCCCGGAGCGCAGCGAGGGGCGCCACCGGTTCGCCTACTTCCCGTTCGGCGGCGGCCCGCGCCACTGCATCGGCAAGCACCTCGCCATGCTGGAGGCCCAGTTGATCCTCGCGACCGTCGCGAGCGACTACCGCCTCGAGTTCATGGGCGAGACGCCGCTGGATCTCATGCCGTCGCTGACGGCCCATCCGGAGCAGGAGATGCGGATGCGAGTGCTGGATCGGTAG
- a CDS encoding DUF5518 domain-containing protein, translating into MSRVLVDAVAGAVVTLALSFLPFSSLAGGASAAYRDGGGYWRSFAVGALSGAVAGVPLLALFAPALWLAGRLGFGIPPGAPAYDLFLAIAFALFACYTVGLSAVGGLAGAAIRRHTEFDLDPASVL; encoded by the coding sequence ATGTCCCGGGTCCTCGTCGACGCCGTCGCGGGGGCGGTCGTGACGCTCGCACTATCGTTCCTGCCCTTCTCCTCGCTGGCCGGCGGCGCGAGCGCGGCCTACCGGGACGGCGGCGGCTACTGGCGCTCGTTCGCGGTCGGCGCCCTCTCGGGCGCCGTCGCCGGCGTGCCGCTGCTCGCGCTGTTCGCGCCGGCGCTGTGGCTCGCCGGCCGGCTGGGGTTCGGGATTCCGCCGGGAGCGCCGGCGTACGACCTCTTCCTGGCCATCGCGTTCGCCCTGTTCGCCTGCTACACGGTCGGGCTGAGCGCGGTCGGCGGGCTGGCGGGCGCCGCGATCCGGCGGCACACCGAATTCGACCTCGATCCGGCGTCGGTCCTGTGA